One Catharus ustulatus isolate bCatUst1 chromosome 2, bCatUst1.pri.v2, whole genome shotgun sequence genomic window carries:
- the TMEM272 gene encoding transmembrane protein 272 — protein MAAGLEKACHRCISKIASNACFIFGLLAFLALPLSMTFIGMKFLEDCPVQPLIPLYLLVGGVIGSLKVTLLLYDSTRMRQLLSKSVVIDDDDDDEYPWRQNAHKYYIHLTLSLFLFLWFILGNYWVFSVYLPNFIPPFHQPQDYCDKTLYIFAVGVLIISHTVLFLLIFCSCCIYCFSRQRFSSEED, from the exons CATGCTTTATATTTGGGCTCCTCGCCTTCCTTGCCTTACCACTATCCATGACTTTTATAG GAATGAAGTTTTTGGAAGACTGCCCAGTTCAACCACTGATTCCCTTATATCTGTTGGTGGGTGGTGTGATTGGCAGCTTAAAG GTGACTCTCCTGCTGTACGACTCAACCAGGATGAGGCAGCTGCTTTCCAAGTCGGTTGTGattgatgatgatgacgatgatgagTATCCCTGGAGGCAGAACGCTCACAAGTACTACATCCATCTAaccctcagccttttcctctttctctggTTCATTCTTGGGAACTactgggttttttctgtgtatCTGCCAAATTTCATCCCGCCTTTTCATCAGCCTCAGGATTACTGTGACAAAACCCTGTATATTTTTGCTGTTGGTGTTCTCATTATTAGTCATACTGTTCTGTTTCTCCTTATCTTTTGTAGCTGCTGCATATACTGTTTTTCCAGGCAAAGATTCTCTTCTGAGGAAGACTAA